In the genome of Nocardioides marmoribigeumensis, one region contains:
- the rpsG gene encoding 30S ribosomal protein S7: protein MPRKGPAPKRPIDIDPVYGSPVVTQLVNKILMDGKKQTAQRIVYTALEGAREKTGTDPVVTLKRALDNVKPQLEVKSRRVGGATYQVPIEVKGNRGLTLALRWLVQYSQARREKTMAERLMNEILDASNGLGAAVKRREDTHKMAESNRAFAHYRW from the coding sequence ATGCCGCGCAAGGGCCCCGCTCCCAAGCGACCGATCGACATCGACCCGGTCTACGGCAGCCCCGTCGTGACCCAGCTGGTCAACAAGATCCTGATGGACGGCAAGAAGCAGACCGCTCAGCGCATTGTCTACACCGCGCTCGAGGGCGCCCGCGAGAAGACCGGCACCGACCCGGTCGTCACGCTCAAGCGCGCGCTGGACAACGTCAAGCCGCAGCTCGAGGTCAAGTCCCGCCGCGTCGGCGGTGCGACCTACCAGGTGCCGATCGAGGTCAAGGGCAACCGCGGCCTCACCCTGGCGCTGCGCTGGCTCGTGCAGTACTCCCAGGCCCGCCGTGAGAAGACCATGGCCGAGCGCCTCATGAACGAGATCCTCGACGCCTCCAACGGCCTCGGCGCCGCGGTCAAGCGTCGCGAGGACACCCACAAGATGGCTGAGTCCAACCGCGCCTTCGCGCACTACCGCTGGTGA
- a CDS encoding FAD-binding and (Fe-S)-binding domain-containing protein, producing MSLAPDPLAGDLVAALRAAGLADVDDSRLARTLYSSDASVYRLEPRVVVRPRHRDEIAATLAVARDLAVPLTARGAGTSIAGNAIGTGIVLDTYRHLNRVLAVDPEAAEAVVEPGAVHATLQRAAMSHGLRFGPDPSTHTRCTIGGMIGNNACGSRALGYGRTSDNVLGLSTLTADGAGVETRAADLAALVDQHLGLVRTEFGRFARQVSGYALEHLLPENGRSLDRFLVGSEGTLALVTEARVRLVRDLPVRVLVVLGYPSLAEGADHVPAILAHRPVACEGIDHRITDVLTTPPDLPGGRAWLMVELTGDDPREVADRAAAVVADSAPQDHRVVEDVAEQAAIWRVREDGAGLAARAVDPPGQPGWEDAAVLPERMGAYLRDFDALLESHGLQGAPYGHIGDGCLHIRVNFDLASAGGRVGYRRFVEEAADLAMGYGGSLSGEHGDGRARSELLTRMYSREALDLMAAVKHALDPGALLNPGVLVDPAPLDADLRLAHVPAHPPRTSLRLVADRGDLVAAVHRCTGVGKCLADGTANGGVMCPSFQATREEKDSTRGRARTLQDAVAGHLPGGLADPAVHEALDLCLACKGCASDCPTGVDMATYKSEVLHQTYSGKGRRRRPRTHYTLGGLPQLLSRVPTPLVRLGLRATPGIAARVGGVDRRRRLPVPAPRPLSSRTHDRAADADVVLWVDTFTNRFSPQVGDAAVQVLEAAGARVRVVADGSQCCGLTLVSAGRLDEARATLGRLVDTLGAHNPEGLPVVVLEPSCLAVLRHDAQHLLEEHRVPDLPPLRTLAEHLADLGWTPPRLDGVQVVAQPHCHQASVIGWQADEALLRATGAELTRVGGCCGLAGDFGMVPEHYDVSVKVFEHDLGPALEQHPEALLWADGFSCRTQAADLRGRTGLHLAEILQRAASSTVGVASAPAGGTDFDPPHGTR from the coding sequence ATGTCCCTGGCCCCCGACCCCCTCGCCGGGGACCTCGTCGCAGCCCTGCGCGCAGCGGGTCTCGCCGACGTCGACGACTCCCGGCTGGCCCGGACCCTCTACTCCTCCGACGCGTCGGTCTACCGCCTCGAGCCGCGGGTCGTCGTACGCCCTCGGCACCGGGACGAGATCGCAGCGACCCTCGCCGTGGCGCGTGACCTCGCGGTGCCGCTGACCGCGCGCGGGGCCGGCACGTCCATCGCGGGCAACGCGATCGGCACGGGCATCGTGCTCGACACCTACCGTCACCTCAACCGGGTCCTGGCGGTCGACCCCGAGGCGGCCGAGGCCGTGGTCGAGCCGGGCGCGGTGCACGCCACGCTCCAGCGCGCCGCGATGTCTCACGGCCTCCGGTTCGGCCCCGACCCGTCGACGCACACGCGCTGCACGATCGGCGGCATGATCGGCAACAACGCCTGCGGCTCGCGAGCGCTGGGCTACGGCCGCACCTCCGACAACGTGCTCGGCCTGTCGACCCTCACCGCCGACGGTGCCGGCGTCGAGACCCGGGCCGCCGACCTGGCCGCCCTCGTCGACCAGCACCTCGGCCTGGTCCGCACCGAGTTCGGCCGCTTCGCGCGCCAGGTCTCGGGCTACGCCCTCGAGCACCTGCTGCCCGAGAACGGCCGTTCGCTCGACCGCTTCCTGGTCGGCAGCGAGGGCACGCTCGCCCTGGTCACCGAGGCACGCGTGCGGCTCGTGCGCGACCTCCCGGTGCGCGTGCTCGTGGTGCTGGGCTACCCGAGCCTGGCCGAGGGCGCCGACCACGTGCCCGCGATCCTCGCGCACCGCCCGGTCGCCTGCGAGGGCATCGACCACCGCATCACCGACGTGCTCACCACCCCGCCCGACCTGCCGGGTGGCCGCGCCTGGCTCATGGTCGAGCTGACCGGTGACGACCCGCGCGAGGTCGCCGACCGGGCCGCGGCGGTGGTCGCCGACTCCGCGCCCCAGGACCACCGGGTGGTCGAGGACGTGGCGGAGCAGGCCGCGATCTGGCGGGTCCGCGAGGACGGTGCCGGGCTCGCGGCTCGCGCCGTCGACCCGCCCGGCCAGCCCGGCTGGGAGGACGCCGCGGTGCTGCCCGAGCGGATGGGGGCCTACCTGCGGGACTTCGACGCGCTCCTGGAGTCCCACGGGCTCCAGGGCGCGCCCTACGGCCACATCGGCGACGGCTGCCTGCACATCCGGGTCAACTTCGACCTGGCCTCCGCGGGCGGACGGGTCGGCTACCGCCGCTTCGTCGAGGAGGCGGCCGACCTCGCCATGGGGTACGGCGGCAGCCTGTCCGGCGAGCACGGCGACGGCCGGGCCCGCTCGGAGCTCCTGACGCGGATGTACTCCCGCGAGGCGCTCGACCTCATGGCCGCGGTGAAGCACGCCCTCGACCCCGGCGCCCTGCTCAACCCCGGCGTGCTGGTCGACCCGGCCCCGCTCGACGCCGACCTGCGCCTGGCCCACGTGCCGGCGCACCCGCCCCGCACGTCCCTGCGGCTCGTCGCCGACCGGGGCGACCTGGTCGCGGCGGTGCACCGCTGCACCGGTGTCGGCAAGTGTCTGGCGGACGGCACCGCCAACGGGGGAGTGATGTGTCCCTCCTTCCAGGCCACGCGCGAGGAGAAGGACTCCACCCGTGGCCGGGCGCGGACCCTGCAGGACGCCGTCGCCGGCCACCTGCCCGGCGGTCTCGCCGACCCCGCGGTCCACGAGGCGCTCGACCTCTGCCTGGCCTGCAAGGGCTGCGCGAGCGACTGCCCGACCGGGGTCGACATGGCGACGTACAAGTCCGAGGTGCTCCACCAGACCTACTCCGGCAAGGGCCGCAGACGGCGCCCTCGCACGCACTACACCCTCGGCGGGCTGCCCCAGCTGCTCTCCCGCGTCCCGACCCCGCTGGTGCGCCTCGGGCTGCGCGCGACCCCCGGCATCGCCGCCCGCGTGGGCGGCGTCGACCGCAGGCGCCGCCTCCCGGTCCCGGCACCCCGGCCGCTCTCGTCGCGGACCCACGACCGGGCGGCCGACGCCGACGTGGTGCTGTGGGTCGACACCTTCACCAACCGCTTCTCCCCGCAGGTGGGCGACGCCGCCGTCCAGGTGCTCGAGGCGGCCGGGGCGCGGGTGCGGGTCGTGGCCGACGGATCCCAGTGCTGCGGGCTGACGCTGGTCAGCGCCGGACGGCTCGACGAGGCGCGGGCCACGCTCGGCCGCCTGGTCGACACGTTGGGCGCGCACAACCCCGAGGGTCTGCCCGTCGTGGTGCTCGAGCCGTCGTGCCTGGCGGTGCTGCGCCACGACGCGCAGCACCTGCTCGAGGAGCACCGGGTGCCGGACCTGCCCCCGCTGCGCACGCTCGCCGAGCACCTGGCCGACCTGGGCTGGACGCCCCCGCGCCTGGACGGCGTCCAGGTGGTCGCCCAGCCCCACTGCCACCAGGCCTCGGTGATCGGGTGGCAGGCCGACGAGGCGCTCCTGCGCGCCACCGGCGCGGAACTGACCCGCGTCGGCGGCTGCTGCGGCCTGGCCGGCGACTTCGGCATGGTCCCCGAGCACTACGACGTCTCGGTCAAGGTCTTCGAGCACGACCTGGGACCTGCTCTCGAGCAGCACCCCGAAGCCCTGCTGTGGGCCGACGGCTTCTCCTGCCGCACGCAGGCAGCCGACCTGCGAGGACGCACCGGGCTGCACCTCGCCGAGATCCTGCAGCGGGCGGCCTCGTCGACCGTCGGGGTGGCCTCGGCTCCCGCTGGGGGCACCGATTTTGACCCTCCCCACGGCACCCGGTAG
- the rpsL gene encoding 30S ribosomal protein S12, with the protein MPTIQQLVRKGRQDKVSKNKTPALKGSPQRRGVCTRVYTTTPKKPNSALRKVARVRLSSGVEVTAYIPGVGHNLQEHSMVLVRGGRVKDLPGVRYKIIRGSLDTQGVKNRKQARSRYGAKKEKS; encoded by the coding sequence GTGCCCACAATCCAGCAGCTGGTCCGCAAGGGCCGCCAGGACAAGGTGTCGAAGAACAAGACGCCCGCTCTGAAGGGCTCGCCCCAGCGGCGAGGGGTGTGCACGCGTGTGTACACCACCACCCCGAAGAAGCCGAACTCCGCGCTGCGCAAGGTGGCTCGCGTCCGACTGTCCAGCGGTGTCGAGGTCACGGCCTACATCCCCGGCGTCGGCCACAACCTGCAGGAGCACTCGATGGTGCTCGTGCGTGGCGGTCGTGTGAAGGACCTGCCCGGCGTGCGCTACAAGATCATCCGCGGCTCGCTCGACACCCAGGGCGTCAAGAACCGCAAGCAGGCTCGCAGCCGCTACGGCGCGAAGAAGGAGAAGAGCTGA